Proteins encoded together in one bacterium window:
- a CDS encoding S8 family serine peptidase, with protein MRRLLPATFFCLPLLLGLPAGTVGGAVRGGDLAHDLGTPTRVAPPRTEADRALTLSLAPHRNRLTAGAAGLKATRPDLVDVDLTDQTKGVGKASRPVHHLSPTLMAQVQHLTDPHFLRRHLADATASPAVVPPRLDGPVAPRRAAKSPPWTADQKLANPTDMNDEYVSVAAVPGTGTLYAVFAAKDLGGTDRDIHIARSTDDGATWQVWEMPSFLEDEYHPEIAIDGGGYLHVTWVRADGYILRSRTTNPDAPTQWAWVKGLAVGEPCATPSIAVSGAGDFAKVFIAAGWLTINYDYLAYEWTLVFMASSNGGNSVTYDWFLPDGYADYWPDVAMSGGTVHFINAEVDAYTGETEILIATDAYTGSFSDPASMTGWTSNNAGFPRLACQGSDVFTVFQLDWSDGIGSDGDIIYLYSWDSGASWFGPYGLVADEYDSVGPAIFTRDGVVGAVWLDAPPGGDEFELASRLGSGYGQVAFFGDVELVTEQPRVEPQFHSADGLVGTDLIHAAWIDRRDYPTEGHNVYTSRHALAPNLAPFTPADWDTALVANMIRGARSDGYVAAGDTAWVSFAFLNDGLADATDAFFIDLEIDGQPAASWVLEGGLATGTYVPLEDFPVVLPAGDHTLRLVLDPENDLAESDESDNVLARTFRWRTGEPELRFHPTAVVTAIVPETKRADALLLAAQPLTRREVQLPVVAPELAAALDVAKADEMLRVMVVPAERLDPTAMAAALKGASRATRREVIAAAARHQLDTAHQRLAADLTDLAKSGQAGAAEPLWLAGALLVPLTPSGVQRLAAHPEVGRMWLDDHKNEVWARPSPEPAAQTAAKALAWHLTTIGANQAWAAGLTGAGVLVGHLDTGLIYDHPDLANHLWDGGAAYPNHGWDAVDDDNDPYDGNAPYFHGTHTGGLIVGDGTNGTTTGAAPGATLMVLRTVPGYFADMVEGLQFGLDNGVQIFTMSAGWSLPPDDVRVANRYNAELLLSIDVPWVCAAGNGDNTGGHYALPDDIGSPGDCPNPWYAPNGGAAAVITVGAVDSAWQVGPTSSRGPTEWNTANPHGDTPYDDYPYPPGLMKPDLAAPGVSVTSTTGLDGYVAYDGTSMACPLVTAAFCLALEKTPGLTPAQLAETFETTAHDLTAAPAASGRDNATGAGLIAIPAALDYVPASAPLGVQITNYGELPLVFGAVYAPAAWLQVAGVPAWLDPGASATVQVLIDPAGLAEGTYESDVIFMTNDPHGASVLPVTLLYGQQVTPTPDEVPGLAAGTLRAAPNPFNPRTTIRFVTARSGPVRLDIHDVRGARVRRLVAGSLAAGDHDVTWDGCDDAGRGLASGTYFARLAAPGSPDAVRKLTLVR; from the coding sequence GTGCGACGCCTGCTGCCAGCCACCTTCTTCTGCCTGCCGTTGCTGCTCGGCCTCCCCGCGGGGACGGTCGGCGGCGCCGTGCGTGGCGGCGACCTCGCCCACGATCTGGGCACGCCCACTCGGGTCGCGCCGCCGCGCACGGAGGCAGACAGGGCCCTGACCCTCTCCCTCGCCCCGCACCGGAATCGCCTCACCGCCGGCGCGGCCGGCCTGAAGGCCACCCGTCCCGATCTCGTCGACGTGGACCTCACCGACCAGACCAAGGGGGTCGGAAAGGCGTCTCGCCCGGTACATCACCTTTCCCCCACACTGATGGCACAGGTCCAGCACCTGACCGACCCCCATTTCCTGCGCCGGCACCTCGCCGACGCCACCGCCAGTCCGGCTGTCGTGCCCCCGCGGCTGGACGGACCGGTCGCCCCACGGCGGGCCGCCAAGAGCCCGCCGTGGACAGCCGACCAGAAGCTCGCCAACCCCACCGACATGAACGACGAGTACGTCTCGGTGGCCGCCGTGCCCGGCACCGGCACCCTGTACGCCGTGTTCGCGGCCAAGGATCTCGGCGGCACCGACCGCGACATCCACATCGCCCGTTCGACCGATGACGGCGCCACCTGGCAGGTGTGGGAGATGCCGAGCTTCCTCGAGGACGAGTACCACCCCGAGATCGCCATCGACGGCGGCGGCTACCTGCACGTGACGTGGGTGCGGGCCGACGGCTACATCCTGCGCTCGCGCACCACCAATCCCGACGCGCCGACCCAGTGGGCGTGGGTCAAGGGCCTGGCCGTGGGCGAGCCCTGCGCCACGCCGAGCATCGCCGTCTCCGGCGCCGGCGACTTCGCCAAGGTCTTCATCGCGGCCGGCTGGCTGACCATCAACTACGACTATCTGGCCTACGAGTGGACCCTGGTCTTCATGGCCTCGAGCAACGGCGGCAACTCGGTGACCTACGACTGGTTCCTGCCCGACGGCTACGCCGACTACTGGCCCGACGTGGCCATGAGCGGCGGCACGGTGCACTTCATCAACGCCGAGGTCGACGCGTACACGGGCGAGACCGAGATCCTCATCGCCACCGACGCGTATACGGGTTCGTTCAGCGATCCGGCGAGCATGACCGGCTGGACGTCGAACAACGCCGGTTTCCCGCGCCTGGCCTGCCAGGGGAGCGACGTCTTCACCGTCTTCCAGCTCGACTGGAGCGACGGCATCGGCAGCGACGGCGACATCATCTACCTCTACAGCTGGGACTCCGGCGCCTCGTGGTTCGGCCCCTACGGCCTGGTGGCCGACGAGTACGACAGCGTCGGGCCGGCGATCTTCACGCGCGACGGGGTGGTGGGCGCCGTGTGGCTCGACGCGCCGCCGGGCGGCGACGAGTTCGAGCTGGCCAGCCGCCTCGGTTCGGGCTACGGGCAGGTGGCGTTCTTCGGCGACGTCGAGCTGGTGACCGAGCAGCCGCGCGTCGAACCGCAGTTCCACTCGGCCGACGGCCTGGTGGGCACCGACCTGATCCACGCCGCGTGGATCGACCGGCGCGACTACCCCACCGAAGGCCACAACGTCTACACGAGCCGGCACGCCCTGGCGCCCAACCTGGCGCCCTTCACGCCCGCCGACTGGGACACGGCCCTGGTCGCCAACATGATCCGCGGCGCGCGCTCCGACGGCTACGTCGCCGCCGGCGACACCGCCTGGGTGAGCTTCGCCTTCCTGAACGACGGCCTCGCCGACGCGACCGACGCCTTCTTCATCGACCTGGAGATCGACGGCCAGCCCGCCGCCTCGTGGGTGCTCGAGGGCGGCCTGGCCACCGGCACCTACGTGCCGCTGGAGGACTTCCCGGTGGTGCTGCCCGCCGGCGACCACACCCTGCGCCTGGTGCTCGACCCGGAGAACGACCTGGCCGAGAGCGACGAGAGCGACAACGTCCTGGCGCGCACCTTCCGCTGGCGCACGGGCGAACCCGAGCTGCGCTTCCACCCCACGGCGGTGGTGACGGCCATCGTCCCGGAGACGAAGCGGGCCGACGCCCTGCTCCTGGCCGCGCAGCCCCTGACGCGCCGCGAGGTCCAGCTGCCGGTCGTCGCGCCGGAGCTGGCCGCGGCCCTGGACGTGGCCAAGGCCGACGAGATGCTGCGGGTGATGGTCGTGCCCGCCGAGCGGCTCGACCCGACGGCCATGGCCGCCGCCTTGAAAGGCGCCTCCCGGGCCACCCGGCGCGAGGTGATCGCGGCCGCGGCCCGGCACCAGCTCGACACCGCCCATCAGCGCCTCGCCGCCGACCTCACGGACCTGGCCAAGTCCGGCCAGGCCGGCGCGGCCGAGCCCCTGTGGCTCGCCGGGGCCCTCCTGGTGCCCCTGACCCCGTCCGGCGTGCAGCGCCTGGCCGCCCACCCCGAGGTCGGCCGCATGTGGCTCGATGACCACAAGAACGAGGTGTGGGCCCGTCCCAGCCCCGAACCGGCCGCGCAGACGGCGGCGAAGGCCCTCGCCTGGCACCTGACGACCATCGGCGCCAACCAGGCCTGGGCCGCGGGCCTCACCGGGGCGGGGGTGCTCGTCGGGCACCTCGACACCGGGCTCATCTACGACCACCCGGATCTGGCGAATCACCTTTGGGACGGCGGCGCCGCCTATCCGAACCACGGCTGGGACGCGGTCGACGACGACAACGACCCCTACGACGGCAACGCGCCCTATTTCCACGGCACCCACACCGGCGGGCTGATCGTGGGCGACGGCACCAACGGCACCACCACCGGCGCCGCGCCGGGCGCGACCCTCATGGTCCTGCGCACGGTGCCCGGCTATTTCGCCGACATGGTCGAAGGCCTCCAGTTCGGGCTCGACAACGGCGTGCAGATCTTCACCATGAGCGCCGGCTGGTCCCTGCCCCCGGACGACGTGCGCGTCGCCAACCGCTACAACGCCGAACTGCTCCTGAGCATCGACGTGCCCTGGGTGTGCGCCGCCGGCAACGGCGACAACACCGGCGGCCACTACGCCCTGCCCGACGACATCGGCAGCCCCGGCGACTGCCCCAACCCGTGGTACGCGCCCAACGGCGGCGCGGCGGCCGTGATCACCGTCGGCGCCGTGGACAGCGCCTGGCAGGTGGGCCCCACCAGCAGCCGCGGCCCGACCGAGTGGAACACGGCCAACCCCCACGGCGACACGCCCTACGACGACTACCCGTATCCGCCCGGCCTGATGAAGCCCGACCTCGCCGCGCCCGGCGTGTCCGTGACCAGCACCACGGGCCTCGACGGCTACGTCGCCTACGACGGCACGAGCATGGCCTGCCCCCTGGTCACGGCCGCCTTCTGCCTCGCCCTGGAGAAGACCCCCGGCCTGACGCCGGCCCAGCTCGCCGAGACCTTCGAGACCACGGCCCACGACCTGACCGCGGCGCCGGCCGCCAGCGGCCGGGACAACGCCACCGGAGCGGGCCTGATCGCCATCCCGGCGGCCCTGGACTACGTGCCCGCGTCGGCGCCCCTCGGCGTGCAGATCACCAACTACGGCGAACTCCCCCTCGTCTTCGGCGCGGTGTACGCGCCGGCGGCGTGGCTGCAGGTGGCCGGCGTCCCGGCCTGGCTCGATCCGGGCGCTTCGGCGACGGTGCAGGTGCTCATCGATCCGGCGGGCCTGGCCGAGGGCACCTACGAGTCCGACGTCATCTTCATGACCAACGATCCCCACGGGGCGTCGGTGCTGCCGGTCACCCTGCTCTACGGGCAGCAGGTGACGCCGACCCCCGACGAGGTGCCGGGCCTGGCGGCCGGGACCCTGCGCGCGGCGCCGAACCCGTTCAACCCGCGCACGACGATCCGTTTCGTGACGGCGCGCAGCGGCCCGGTGCGCCTCGACATCCACGACGTGCGCGGCGCGCGCGTGCGGCGCCTCGTCGCCGGCTCTCTTGCCGCCGGCGACCACGATGTCACCTGGGACGGCTGCGAC
- a CDS encoding winged helix-turn-helix transcriptional regulator, with product MATPSVFPTDLLALADTAKALAHPARLRILQILAATPGCMCGDIVEQLPLAQATVSQHLKELRRVGLIQGEISGPRRCYCIDPVVLERAVAAFTTLLGAMSPCTLRGENDDPETGCC from the coding sequence ATGGCGACCCCGAGCGTGTTCCCGACCGATCTGCTGGCCCTGGCCGACACGGCCAAGGCCCTGGCCCATCCGGCCCGGCTGCGCATCCTGCAGATCCTGGCCGCGACCCCGGGCTGCATGTGCGGCGACATCGTCGAGCAGCTGCCTCTGGCCCAGGCCACCGTCTCGCAGCACCTGAAGGAGCTGCGCCGGGTGGGCCTGATCCAGGGCGAGATCAGCGGGCCGCGACGGTGCTACTGCATCGACCCGGTGGTGCTGGAGCGCGCCGTGGCCGCCTTCACCACGCTGCTGGGGGCCATGTCCCCGTGCACCCTCCGAGGAGAGAACGATGACCCCGAAACCGGATGCTGCTGA
- the arsM gene encoding arsenite methyltransferase: MTPKPDAAEIKKMVTDGYGEIARTGGSCCGPAGDCDNLSGISFSKGYQQVDGYVPDADLGLGCGLPTEDAFIRPGETVLDLGSGAGNDVFIASTLVGPTGRVVGLDMTADMVDRARENAARLGRTNVEFVHGEIEDIPLESAVVDLVVSNCVLNLVPDKDKAFAEIHRVLKPGGRFSISDVVLAGTLPPALAEASLLYVGCVAGAQQEDEYLATVAAAGLVDVAVQKRREITLPDGVVENVLGVEGAAAFAASGVKILSITVTGRRAAGA, translated from the coding sequence ATGACCCCGAAACCGGATGCTGCTGAGATCAAGAAGATGGTGACCGACGGCTACGGCGAGATCGCCCGCACGGGCGGCTCTTGCTGCGGACCCGCCGGCGACTGCGACAACCTGTCCGGCATCAGCTTCAGCAAGGGCTACCAGCAGGTCGACGGCTACGTGCCCGACGCCGACCTCGGACTCGGCTGCGGACTGCCGACCGAGGACGCCTTCATCAGGCCCGGCGAAACCGTGCTCGACCTGGGCAGCGGCGCCGGCAACGACGTCTTCATCGCGAGCACGCTCGTGGGCCCGACCGGCCGGGTCGTCGGCCTGGACATGACCGCCGACATGGTCGACCGCGCGCGGGAGAACGCCGCCCGCCTCGGCCGCACCAACGTCGAATTCGTCCACGGGGAGATCGAGGACATTCCGCTGGAGAGCGCCGTGGTCGACCTCGTCGTCAGCAACTGCGTCCTGAATCTCGTGCCCGACAAGGACAAGGCCTTCGCCGAGATCCACCGCGTGCTGAAGCCGGGCGGTCGCTTCTCCATCTCGGACGTCGTGCTCGCGGGCACGTTGCCGCCGGCTCTCGCCGAGGCCAGCCTGCTCTACGTGGGCTGCGTGGCCGGGGCCCAGCAGGAGGACGAGTACCTGGCCACCGTCGCGGCGGCCGGCCTGGTCGACGTGGCCGTGCAGAAGCGCCGCGAGATCACCCTGCCGGACGGCGTGGTGGAGAACGTGCTCGGCGTCGAGGGCGCGGCGGCGTTCGCCGCTTCGGGCGTGAAGATCCTGAGCATCACCGTGACGGGGCGTCGGGCCGCCGGCGCCTAG
- a CDS encoding DUF814 domain-containing protein, whose translation MPRPPRPEKVAPKLFEYKLPGGWIVLAGRTDEDNDRLSLKIAKANDWWFHVKGLPGSHVVLQVPAGEEPDNATVKAAAAIAAWHSKKREARQVAVSATRARYVTKPRGAKPGTVEIRKEKVLNVRPGLPEENP comes from the coding sequence ATGCCCCGACCGCCCCGTCCCGAGAAGGTCGCGCCGAAGCTCTTCGAGTACAAGCTGCCCGGCGGCTGGATCGTGCTGGCCGGTCGCACCGACGAGGACAACGACCGCCTCTCCCTGAAGATCGCCAAGGCCAACGACTGGTGGTTCCACGTCAAGGGCCTGCCCGGCAGCCACGTGGTGCTGCAGGTGCCGGCGGGCGAGGAGCCGGACAACGCCACGGTGAAGGCCGCCGCGGCCATCGCCGCCTGGCACAGCAAGAAGCGCGAGGCCCGCCAGGTGGCGGTCAGCGCCACGCGCGCCCGCTACGTCACCAAGCCCCGGGGCGCCAAGCCCGGCACCGTGGAGATCCGCAAGGAGAAGGTGCTGAACGTGCGGCCGGGGCTGCCCGAGGAGAATCCGTGA
- a CDS encoding mechanosensitive ion channel family protein, translating to MSELLTGAWLDSLTTDPYLRLGAIVAGAVVLALLARLVLVPLLRRLARRTSSDIDDQLVDLLGPAIFRTVILQGVNVAVSDFVLDPRVDRIVVAITVTLMVLIWGQVFLRGGNLFFGRLSENADRTNWIQPQTLPLVRFVLKVLLFAVMSYLIMSAWRINLTSWLASAGVVGIAVGFAAKDTLANFFSGVFILADAPYRVGQYIIIDGDTRGVVTEIGMRSTRLLTRDNVEVTVPNAVIGNAKIVNESSGPSQHMRVRVDVSVAYGSDVDRVREVLGACTVGLENGADDQPGVVRFSAMGASGLDFQVLVWVKHPVYRGRLIDELNTRVYKALAAAGIEIPFPQRDLHIRSWPAGEQGLSRPDA from the coding sequence GTGAGCGAACTGCTGACCGGCGCCTGGCTCGATTCCCTGACCACCGATCCCTATCTGCGCCTGGGCGCCATCGTCGCCGGTGCGGTCGTGCTGGCGCTGCTGGCCCGCCTCGTGCTCGTGCCGCTCCTGCGCCGGCTGGCCCGGCGCACCTCGTCGGACATCGACGATCAGCTCGTCGACCTCCTCGGCCCGGCCATCTTCCGCACGGTCATCCTGCAGGGGGTGAACGTGGCCGTGAGCGACTTCGTCCTCGATCCGCGTGTCGACCGGATCGTCGTGGCGATCACCGTGACCCTGATGGTCCTCATCTGGGGCCAGGTCTTCCTGCGGGGGGGCAATCTCTTCTTCGGCCGGCTGAGCGAGAACGCCGACCGCACCAACTGGATCCAGCCCCAGACCCTGCCGCTGGTCCGGTTCGTGCTGAAGGTGCTGCTGTTCGCGGTCATGTCCTACCTGATCATGTCGGCGTGGCGCATCAACCTGACGAGCTGGCTGGCCAGCGCCGGCGTGGTCGGCATCGCCGTCGGCTTCGCGGCCAAGGACACCCTCGCCAACTTCTTCTCGGGTGTCTTCATCCTGGCCGACGCCCCGTATCGCGTGGGGCAGTACATCATCATCGACGGCGACACCCGGGGCGTGGTCACGGAGATCGGCATGCGCTCGACGCGCCTGCTCACCCGGGACAACGTCGAGGTCACGGTGCCCAACGCCGTCATCGGCAACGCCAAGATCGTCAACGAGTCGAGCGGGCCGTCGCAGCACATGCGGGTGCGCGTCGACGTCTCGGTCGCCTACGGCAGCGACGTCGACCGGGTGCGCGAGGTCCTCGGCGCCTGCACGGTCGGGCTGGAGAACGGCGCCGACGACCAGCCGGGCGTGGTCCGCTTCTCTGCCATGGGCGCCTCCGGCCTCGATTTCCAGGTGCTGGTCTGGGTGAAGCATCCGGTGTACCGGGGCCGCCTCATCGACGAGCTGAACACGCGCGTGTACAAGGCGCTGGCCGCGGCCGGCATCGAGATCCCCTTCCCGCAGCGCGATCTGCACATCCGCTCGTGGCCGGCGGGTGAACAGGGCTTGTCAAGACCAGACGCCTGA
- a CDS encoding amidohydrolase family protein → MKLFLNLTAAVLLAAPAAAQVAVRGGTVYPVSGAPITDGVVVVTDGRIAAVGPAAEITIPAGYEVLEAAVVTPGLVDVHGTVGLTGIFNQAHDQDHLETSEKMQPELRAVDAYNPQEALVAWVRSFGVTTVHTGHSPGAPISGQTMVVKTRGATVDEAALQRETAVAVTLTPPAGPFGGSKMFTTRAKTVALLRQDLIRADEYRRQAARAADDDEVEAPARDLHLESLVKVLDGDLALMVTAHRTRDLVNALDLAREFDVRLWLDGAAEAHQILPAIRESGVPVLLHPTMMRAFFETENASMETARLLRESGIPFAIQSGYEGYVPKVRVILFEAAVAAAHGLGTAAALEAITLAPARILGLDDRLGSLEVGKDGDLALYDGDPFEYASHCTGVVIEGEVVSRDVR, encoded by the coding sequence ATGAAGCTCTTCCTGAACCTGACCGCCGCCGTCCTGCTGGCGGCGCCCGCCGCCGCCCAGGTGGCGGTGCGCGGCGGCACGGTCTACCCCGTCTCCGGCGCACCCATCACCGACGGCGTGGTCGTCGTCACCGACGGCCGCATCGCCGCCGTCGGCCCCGCCGCCGAGATCACGATCCCCGCCGGCTACGAGGTCCTCGAGGCCGCCGTGGTCACGCCCGGACTCGTCGACGTGCACGGCACGGTCGGCCTGACCGGCATCTTCAACCAGGCCCACGACCAGGACCACCTCGAGACGTCGGAGAAGATGCAGCCCGAACTGCGGGCGGTCGACGCCTACAACCCCCAGGAGGCGCTGGTGGCCTGGGTGCGCAGCTTCGGCGTGACGACCGTGCACACCGGGCACTCCCCCGGCGCCCCCATCTCGGGCCAGACCATGGTCGTCAAGACCCGCGGCGCCACGGTGGACGAGGCGGCGCTGCAGCGGGAGACGGCGGTCGCCGTGACGCTGACCCCGCCCGCCGGACCCTTCGGCGGCAGCAAGATGTTCACGACCCGGGCCAAGACCGTGGCCCTGCTGCGCCAGGACCTGATCCGGGCCGACGAGTACCGCCGCCAGGCCGCGCGCGCGGCCGACGACGACGAGGTCGAGGCCCCGGCGCGCGACCTGCATCTCGAGTCGCTGGTGAAGGTCCTCGACGGCGACCTCGCCCTGATGGTGACCGCCCACCGCACCCGCGACCTGGTCAACGCCCTGGACCTGGCCCGCGAGTTCGACGTGCGCCTGTGGCTGGACGGCGCCGCCGAGGCCCACCAGATCCTGCCCGCGATCCGCGAGTCCGGCGTGCCGGTGCTGCTGCATCCGACCATGATGCGGGCCTTCTTCGAGACGGAGAACGCGAGCATGGAGACGGCGCGCCTGCTCCGCGAGAGCGGCATCCCCTTCGCGATCCAGAGCGGCTACGAGGGCTACGTGCCCAAGGTGCGGGTGATCCTGTTCGAGGCGGCGGTGGCCGCGGCCCACGGACTCGGCACCGCTGCGGCGCTCGAGGCCATCACCCTGGCGCCCGCCCGCATCCTCGGCCTCGACGACCGGCTGGGTTCGCTGGAGGTGGGCAAGGACGGCGACCTCGCCCTCTACGACGGCGACCCCTTCGAGTACGCGAGCCACTGCACGGGCGTGGTGATCGAGGGCGAGGTGGTGTCGCGGGACGTGCGCTGA